In Clostridiisalibacter paucivorans DSM 22131, the following proteins share a genomic window:
- a CDS encoding IS607 family transposase, with protein sequence MKYYSIGEFADKIGKSIQTLRNWDKKGTLKPSHVTEGGTRYYSQKQLNHFLGLKGEEQLDKKVIGYCRVFSNKQKDDLERQVENVKTYMIAKGYQFEVITDIGSGINYNKKGLNKLIDMVTNSEVDKIVILYKDRLVRFGFELIKNLCDKYGTTIEIIDNTEKTEEQELVEDLIQIVTVFSCRLQGKRANKAKKMIKELTEDD encoded by the coding sequence ATGAAATATTATTCAATAGGTGAATTTGCAGATAAAATAGGGAAAAGTATTCAGACTCTAAGAAATTGGGATAAAAAAGGAACATTAAAACCGTCCCATGTAACAGAAGGTGGGACTCGATATTATTCTCAAAAACAACTTAATCATTTTTTAGGACTTAAAGGAGAAGAACAACTAGATAAAAAAGTGATAGGCTATTGTAGAGTTTTTTCAAACAAGCAAAAAGACGACCTAGAAAGACAAGTAGAAAATGTTAAAACTTATATGATTGCAAAAGGCTATCAGTTTGAGGTAATAACTGACATAGGTAGTGGTATTAACTATAATAAAAAAGGGTTGAATAAATTAATAGATATGGTAACTAATTCGGAAGTTGATAAGATAGTAATTTTATATAAAGATAGGTTGGTTAGATTTGGTTTTGAATTAATAAAAAACTTGTGTGATAAGTATGGAACTACCATTGAAATTATAGATAATACCGAAAAGACAGAGGAGCAAGAGTTGGTCGAAGATTTAATTCAAATTGTTACGGTCTTTAGTTGTAGACTTCAAGGCAAGAGAGCAAATAAGGCTAAAAAGATGATTAAGGAGCTAACAGAAGATGATTAG
- a CDS encoding RNA-guided endonuclease InsQ/TnpB family protein — translation MIRTYKVMLKPNNKQKTKLFECAGLSRWAYNWTLGKQKENYNNGGKFLKDSVLRKELTKLKKIKEYSWLNQYSNNITKQAIKDACNSYKRFFKGYSSFPRFKSKRKSKPSFYQDNIKIKFTKTHVKLEKLTTSKKKNRQKFNWIRLVEKGRIPTGEDIKYSNPRVGFDGLNWWISVGVKIEEVKEDKPKSEPIGIDLGVKDLAIISNGEKYKNINKSSKMRKLIKRYKRLQRQISRKYDMSKTKIEGGENCYKYHKTKNIIKAENKLKRLYKKIKGLRDNYIHQVTNSLVKAKPNYIVIEDLNISGMLKNKKLSKAIQEQSLREFRRQLEYKCKWNDVKLIVADRYYPSSKLCSLCGYIHKDLKLSDRIYKCPKCGNKIDRDYQASINLREYPKSVA, via the coding sequence ATGATTAGAACATATAAGGTTATGTTAAAACCTAACAATAAACAAAAAACAAAACTATTTGAATGTGCAGGACTAAGTAGATGGGCTTACAATTGGACTTTAGGAAAACAAAAAGAAAACTATAATAATGGTGGAAAGTTTCTTAAAGATAGTGTTTTAAGAAAAGAATTAACTAAACTGAAGAAAATAAAAGAATATAGTTGGTTAAATCAATATTCTAACAATATAACAAAACAAGCCATAAAAGACGCTTGTAATAGTTATAAAAGGTTTTTTAAAGGGTATAGTAGCTTCCCTAGATTTAAGTCTAAAAGGAAATCTAAACCTAGTTTTTATCAAGACAATATTAAAATTAAGTTTACTAAAACCCATGTTAAACTTGAAAAATTAACTACAAGTAAAAAGAAGAATAGGCAAAAGTTTAACTGGATTAGATTAGTTGAAAAAGGAAGAATACCAACAGGTGAAGATATCAAGTATTCTAATCCAAGAGTAGGGTTTGATGGACTTAATTGGTGGATAAGTGTAGGTGTAAAAATAGAAGAAGTTAAAGAAGATAAGCCAAAGTCAGAGCCGATAGGCATAGATTTAGGGGTTAAAGATTTAGCAATAATAAGTAATGGAGAGAAATATAAAAATATCAATAAATCTAGTAAAATGAGAAAATTGATTAAAAGATATAAGAGATTGCAAAGACAAATATCAAGGAAATACGATATGAGTAAAACTAAAATAGAAGGAGGTGAAAACTGTTACAAATACCATAAAACTAAGAATATTATAAAAGCTGAAAATAAACTAAAAAGACTCTATAAGAAGATAAAGGGTTTAAGGGACAATTATATTCATCAAGTTACAAATTCTTTGGTGAAAGCCAAGCCAAATTATATTGTAATTGAAGATTTGAATATAAGTGGTATGCTTAAAAATAAAAAACTATCTAAGGCTATACAAGAGCAGTCTTTAAGAGAGTTTAGAAGGCAACTTGAATATAAGTGTAAATGGAATGATGTTAAATTAATAGTTGCAGATAGATATTATCCTAGTTCTAAACTATGTAGCTTATGTGGATATATTCATAAAGACTTAAAACTATCAGATAGAATTTATAAATGTCCTAAGTGTGGAAATAAAATAGATAGAGATTATCAAGCAAGTATAAATCTTAGAGAATACCCTAAATCAGTAGCATAA
- a CDS encoding glycerol-3-phosphate responsive antiterminator, producing the protein MKKLFEQFTIVPSIRMLKDLDYVLESSLPVVLLSEVHIGNLKSLVQRCHNKNKKVLVNVDLIGGFSPDKIGVKLLVDLFKVDGIFTSNIITINMCKSVGLFTIQRFFLMDSKAVDSSLKSLKKSQADAIELLPSPLVPEFFNKIVKKKDIPILAGGFVNDVNSVKEFKKLGLKGMTTSCKDIWKLK; encoded by the coding sequence TTGAAAAAATTATTTGAGCAGTTTACTATTGTGCCTTCTATAAGGATGTTAAAGGATTTAGATTATGTTCTAGAATCTTCGTTACCTGTAGTACTATTGTCAGAGGTACATATAGGCAATTTAAAATCCTTGGTACAGAGATGTCACAATAAAAATAAAAAGGTACTGGTAAATGTAGACTTGATAGGTGGTTTTTCTCCTGATAAGATAGGAGTCAAATTATTGGTTGATTTATTTAAAGTAGATGGAATATTCACATCGAATATTATAACTATTAATATGTGCAAATCTGTTGGGTTATTTACGATACAAAGGTTTTTCTTGATGGACTCCAAGGCTGTTGATTCCAGTTTAAAATCTTTGAAGAAGTCTCAAGCAGATGCCATAGAGCTTTTGCCATCTCCTTTAGTACCTGAATTTTTTAATAAGATAGTTAAGAAAAAAGATATTCCCATATTGGCAGGTGGATTTGTAAACGATGTAAACAGTGTAAAAGAGTTTAAGAAACTGGGACTCAAAGGAATGACCACCAGCTGTAAGGATATTTGGAAGTTAAAATAA
- a CDS encoding PTS galactitol transporter subunit IIC, translating into MEVINTIINMGPSVMMPIIFFILALAFGVKIGKAFKAGMLVGIGFEGIGLVIGLLLNSLGPAAEAMVERFGLNLTAVDAGWPVAATIGWGSPIVPFVVFGGLLLNVLLLILNLTKTVNIDIFNYWHFLLTGGVIYAITGNIVIASVGALINFLIALVIADKTAPKVQEAYDIKGVSFAHATSAIYVPVGIVVNWIIERIPGLSKIEANPDTITEKFGVMGEPLTLGTILGILLGVLAGWNVTDILTLAIKVAAVMVLLPAMINVLVEGLVTVRDAAESTLKKKFPNREFYIGLDTALLVGDPAVLATGLLMIPASLLLAVILPGNKVLPFVDLASLVFLIAMVSPYCKKNMVRIFITGLVVITLVLYAGTDIAPYYTKAAKLADVALPQGVGANAEMSGIVGGATTPVGWILIKLSALFN; encoded by the coding sequence ATGGAAGTTATTAACACAATTATTAACATGGGTCCATCTGTAATGATGCCAATAATCTTTTTCATATTAGCGTTGGCCTTTGGTGTAAAGATAGGAAAGGCTTTTAAAGCTGGTATGCTGGTAGGTATTGGTTTTGAGGGTATTGGATTAGTAATAGGTCTTTTATTAAATAGTTTAGGGCCTGCTGCCGAGGCCATGGTTGAAAGATTTGGTCTGAATCTAACAGCAGTAGATGCAGGTTGGCCTGTGGCTGCGACAATAGGCTGGGGTTCTCCTATTGTACCATTTGTAGTATTTGGAGGATTATTATTAAATGTACTTCTATTGATATTAAATTTAACCAAAACTGTGAATATAGACATATTTAACTATTGGCATTTCTTGCTTACGGGAGGAGTTATATACGCAATTACAGGAAACATAGTCATAGCTTCAGTTGGAGCACTAATTAATTTCTTAATAGCCTTAGTAATTGCAGATAAAACAGCTCCAAAGGTACAAGAAGCCTATGATATCAAAGGAGTTTCCTTTGCCCATGCAACTTCTGCCATATATGTACCAGTGGGTATAGTGGTAAACTGGATTATAGAAAGAATCCCTGGATTAAGCAAGATAGAAGCAAACCCAGATACCATAACAGAAAAGTTTGGAGTAATGGGTGAGCCTTTAACATTGGGAACAATACTTGGTATATTATTGGGAGTATTGGCTGGATGGAATGTGACAGACATATTAACACTAGCCATCAAGGTTGCAGCAGTTATGGTACTTCTACCAGCAATGATAAACGTATTGGTTGAAGGATTAGTAACTGTGAGAGATGCTGCCGAGAGTACATTGAAGAAAAAATTCCCCAACAGAGAATTTTACATAGGTTTAGACACAGCATTACTTGTAGGGGATCCAGCAGTATTGGCAACAGGATTATTGATGATACCAGCGTCATTACTATTAGCAGTTATATTACCAGGAAACAAGGTGTTGCCCTTTGTGGATTTAGCTTCATTAGTTTTCTTGATTGCCATGGTATCACCGTATTGTAAAAAGAATATGGTCAGGATATTTATAACAGGATTGGTAGTAATCACTTTAGTTCTATATGCAGGAACAGATATAGCACCTTATTATACTAAGGCTGCAAAACTTGCCGATGTAGCATTACCTCAAGGTGTTGGCGCAAATGCCGAGATGTCAGGTATTGTTGGTGGGGCAACCACACCTGTTGGTTGGATTTTGATTAAATTATCTGCTTTATTTAATTAA